From the Candidatus Krumholzibacteriia bacterium genome, the window GATAACCCACTCGCTGGTCACCAAGAGCATCGCCCGCTCACAGAAGCGGGTGGAGGGCTACAACTTCGAGATCCGCAAGCGTCTCATCGATTATGACGACGTGATGAACAAGCAGCGCGAGGTGATCTATGGTCGCCGCAACGAGGTGATCGACGCGCCCGATCTGCGCCCGATCATCGAAACCATCGTAGACGACTTCGTGGAAAGCGCCATGGCCACCACCATCAACGCCAGCGAGTTGCCGGAGAACCAGCGCCGGGGCGACTTCCTCGCCCAGATGGAGAGCATTTTCCTGCACCCCTTCCCGGCGGAGGAGGCGGAGGGATCGCTCGACGACCTGCGCGAAGCGGTGGGCGCGAAGGCGCGCGAGGCGCTGCGCGCGCGCGAGGACTTCCTGTCGCGCCAGTTGAACAATCCGGAGCTGGTCCGGGAGTTCGAGAAGTTCGTGCTCCTGCAGGTCATGGATGAGAAGTGGATGGATCACCTGCACGAGCTGGATTCGCTCAAGGAGGGAATCCACTACCGGGCCTACGCGCAGAAGGACCCGCTGGTCGAGTACAAGCGCGAGGCCTTCGGGCTGTTCGCGGACCTCAACGAGCGCATCGATCGCGATGCGCTCCACGCCATCTTCCACGCCCGCATCGCCGCCGCGCCGCGACAGGTGGCCGACCTCAGCCGCGCGCGAGCCGTCCACCAGGAGGCCGCCCCCATCGGGGCCGCGCAACCGGCGCCGGCTGCATCGGTCTCCGGCGGTCCCGCACCCATCTCCGGACCGGTTCCGGGGCCCCTCGGGGGACCCATGGGTGCCACGGAAGCCACCAGCCGGGTGCTCCAGGATCGACCGACCGGAAAACCGGTGGTCCGCGGAGAGGAGAAGGTGGGGCGCAACGACCCGTGCCCCTGCGGGAGCGGGAAGAAGTATAAAAAGTGCCATGGGGCAAGCACTTAGACGATTCGCCTTACCTTCTTTCCAGCCATCTATCCACAATTGGTGTTGCCGCCCGGCAGGGGCTGGTATATGTTTCGGGCCCGTTTGGCGGCGAGCACGGGACTTGCTGAAGGCGGTTCCCGGAGGGAAAACCGATGTGGACACGGCTCATGGACCTTGTGGTGCTCGTGGCGGAGATCAGCCGGAGCGCCGACCGCAGCAGCGTCGAGCTCGACAAGGAGTTGTTGAGCCGGGGCTACTCAACAGATGAGATCGAGCATGCGGTTTTCTGGTTCTCGTCGCGGCCCGGCCAGGGCGGCGTGGAGCGCCTGCGTACCGGGTCGTTCCGCGTGCTGAGCGATTTCGAGCGCATGAGCTTGAGCACCGGCGCCTTCGATTATATGTTCCGCCTGCTCAACCTCGGGATCATCGACGGGCGGCAGTTCGAGACCATCGTGGCCCGTGCCATCCCGGTGGGGACGGAGAAGGTCGAGGTGGAGGACGTGAAGGAGATCGCCTGCGCGGTCATTTTCGACCGTGACGCGGGTGACGCCGACGAAGACGTGTTTGACCATTTCGATGCCGGCGGGGCCCCGGTTTGACGGGGCGGGACCGCCGACAGAATCTTTTTTGACAACGCAAGACTCCCATCTTGCGATTCGTGTTTTTGGGAACAACATATGCCGAACAACGCACTGGTAATCGTCGAGTCGCCCGCCAAGGCGAACACCATCAAGAAGTTCCTCGGTAAGGGCTACAAAGTGGTGGCCTCGGTGGGACACGTGATGGACCTGCCCACCAACCGGCTCGGGGTGGACCTCGACGACGGATTCGCGCCCGAGTATGTGGTTTCACGGGGCAAGAAGAAGGTCCTCGACCAGATCAAGAAGGACGCCAAGACGGCCGACCTTGTCTACCTGGCGCTCGACCTTGATCGCGAGGGCGAGGCCATCGCGTGGCACATCCGCGAGTACATCGCTCCGGTGCAGAAGAACGTCAAACGCATCATCTTCAACGAGATCACCAAGGCGGCCATCCAGGGGGCCATCAAAAACCCCATGGAAGTGGACATGCAGAAGGTGGATGCGCAGCAGGCGCGGCGCATCCTGGACCGCCTGGTGGGCTACAAGATCAGCCCGGTGCTGTGGCAGATCTTCTACTACGGACTCTCGGCGGGGCGCGTGCAGACGGTGGGGCTGCGGCTGGTGTGTGAACGCGAGAATGAGATCGAGGCGTTCGTTGCGGTGGAGTACTGGACCGTCGAGGGCCTGCTCGGCGCGGCCAACGGCGAACTGCCGGTCAAGCTCATCGAGAAGAAGGGCAAGAAGGTCGACCTGAAGACGAAGGAAGAGACCGACGCGGTGGTGGCCGACCTGCGCAAGGCGTCGTACCAGGTGACCTCCGTGGAACGCAAGGAGCGCAAGCGCAACCCCCAGCCGCCGTACATCACCAGTACCATGCAGCGCGACGCCGCACGCCGCCTGCGCTTTTCCGCCAAGAAGATCATGATGCTGGCGCAGCAACTCTACGAGGGTGTCGACGTCGGCAACGGCGACCGCGTGGGTCTCATTACCTACATGCGTACCGATTCGGTGCGTGTGTCGGATCAGGCGCTGGGTACGGCGCGGGATTACATCGCGAGCACCTTCGGCTCTGAGTATCACCCGGACAAGCCACGCGTGCACAAGACCAGCACCAAGGCCCAGGACGCGCACGAAGCCATTCGCCCCTCGGACGTGACGCGCACCCCCGAGTCGCTCAAGGGGACCATGGCCAAGGATCTGCACGCGCTCTACGAGCTGATCTGGCGGCGCTTCGTGGCCTCGCAGATGGAGAGCGCGCGCTACGACACCACCGAAGTGATGGTGAAGGCCGGCGACTACACCCTCAAGGCCAACGGGCGCGTGATGACGTTCCCCGGTTTCCTCTCCGTCTACGAGGAGCAGTTGCAGGAAGAGGGGGGCGAACTGCCCGCGGTGAGCGAGGGCGAGAAGCTGGAACTGAAGAACATCGACGGCACCCAGCACTTCACCGAGCCGCCGCCGCGCTACACCGAGGCCACGCTCATCAAGGATCTCGAGGACAAGGGTATCGGCCGGCCCAGCACCTACGCGAACATCGTGTCCATCATCCAGGACCGCGAGTACGTGGAGAAGCAGGAGGGGCGACTCAGTCCCACCACCCTGGGCCGCCAGGTGTGGAAGACGCTGGAACGCTTCTTCCCGGAGGTGTTCGACACCTCGTTCACCGCGCAGATGGAGCAGGAGCTCGACCGGGTGGAAGGCGGGGAGTTCGCATGGCAGGCGGTGGTGAAGGATTTCTACGGACCCTTCAAGGAATCGCTCGACCATATCGACGAGAAGAAGGCGCTCCTGAAGAGCGACCTGCAGGAGGAGACCGACGTAAAGTGCGAGAAGTGCGGCCGCAACCTCATCAAGAAGTGGGGCCGCAACGGTCAGTTCCTCGCCTGTCCCGCGTACCCGGAGTGCAAGTTTTCGCGCCCGCTCACCGAGCAGATGCCGAGCGTGCACATCGAGGGCAAGTGTCCCAAGTGCGGTTCGGACCTGGTGGCGAAGACCGGGCGCTACGGCCGCTTCGCCGCCTGCTCGCGCTACCCGGAGTGCAAGCACACCGAGGCGTTCCCCATCGGGATGAACTGCCCGCGCGAGGGCTGCAAGGGCAAGGTGGTCGAGAAGGTCACCAAGCGCATGAAGGTATTCTACGGGTGCAGCGCGTACCCGGAATGCGATTGGGCCAGCTGGGACAAGCCGGCCGAGGAAGAGTGCCCGTCGTGCGGAAACCCCTACCTGGTGCACAAGTCGTCCAAGTCCCGCGGCGAGTTCCTCCGCTGCCCCAAGTGCAAGGAAGAGTTCGCGGGCGAGTAGCCGGAGCCCGCGTGCGCCGTCCATGAAGGAAGTGACCATCGTCGGCGGCGGGCTGGCGGGTTGCGAGGCCGCCTGGCAACTGGCCGATCGCGGTGTTCCGGTACGCCTGTTCGAGATGCGCCCGCAGACCCCGACCGGCGCCCACAAGACGGATCGCCTGGCCGAGATCGTCTGCTCGAACTCCTTCAAGTCCACCCTCATCGACACCGCCTCCGGTCTGCTCAAGGCGGAGATGGACATCCTCGGATGCAGGCTGCTGGGTGTCGCGCGCGAGAGCGCGGTGCCGGCGGGGCACGCGCTGGGTATCGACCGCGATCTGTTTGCCGCCGGCGTTACCCGGGCCATCGAAGATCACCCCGGCATCCGCGTGGAACGTTCCCGCGTGGACACGCTGGAATTGCCGCGCCCGGCCATCATCGCCACCGGTCCTCTGACCGGTGAAGCCCTGTCCGGCGCGCTGCAGACCCACTGCACGAGCGAGCATCTCTATTTCTACGACGCCATCGCACCGTCGCTGGATGGCGACAGCATCGACCCAGGCGCGGGGTACTGGGCCAGCCGCTACGGGAAGGGCGAGGCCGACTATCTCAACATCCCCTTCGACCGCGAGCAGTACACGCGTCTTGTGGAGTTCATCCGCGGCGCCGAGTACGCCCAGTCGCATGAGTTCGAGGAAGAGAAGTACTTCGAGGCCTGCCTGCCCATCGAAGTGCTGGTGCGGCGCGGCGACGATACGCTCCGCTTCGGACCCATGAAGCCGCGCGGACTGCCCGATCCGCGCACGGGACGCGATCCCTGCGCGGTGCTGCAACTGCGCCGCGAGAGCCGCGCGGGAAGCCTGCTCGGGATGGTGGGCTTCCAGACGCGAATGACCTGGGCGAGCCAGAAAGAGATGATCCGTATGATGCCCGGCTTTGCGGATGTGTCCGTGCTGCGTTTCGGGACCATTCACCGCAACATATTTCTGAACATCCCCCGGCTGTGCCAGCCGTACCTTCGCGACCGGCGCCTCGGCGATGTCTACTACGCGGGGCAGATCTGCGGTGTGGAGGGGTACGTGGAGTCCATCGCGAGCGCAATCGTGGTGGCGCTGTCCATCGTGGCCGGGCAGCACGGGCGGCGCATGCCGCCGTTGCCGCCGGAGACGATGCTGGCCTCGCTGATGTCCTACGTGCACACGCCCACCAGTCAGTTCCAGCCCATGAACGCCAACTTCGGCATCGTTCCGCCGCTCGCAGTGCGGCCGCGGAGCCGCACGGCGCGCAACGAGGCGGTGGCGCAGCGGGCGCTGGCCTCGCTACGGGACTATCGCGCGGGGCACGCCTGGCTCTTCGCGTGACGCCGGGGCCGGTGCCCGGCGGCGGCAGCAGCGGGGAGACCTTGGAGATTTCGCTTATCCGCTTCTAAGTTGTTTGGCTATATTGGAGTCCGGTCGGCCCCGCGGGGTGCGGCCGGAACACCATGCTGCTCGCCGCCGCCATCGAACGCTTCCGTGTCCACCTGGAGCACGAGCGTGGGCTCTCCCCGCGCACGGTGGAGGCGTACGCCAGCGATCTGGCCCGCATGGCGGCGTTTCTCAGCCGGCGGGCCGGAAGCAGCGGGACGGTGGACGCAATCACCACCGCGGACCTGCGCGCCTTTCTGGCGGGAGAAGTGGGACGCGGCATGGCGAGCCGCTCCATGATGCGGCGGGTGGCGGCCATCCGCGCGTTGTTCCGGTATCTGCACGAGCGCGATGAGATCACGAACGATCCCACCCTGCACCTGGCGCAGCGTGCCGCGCGGCGTTCGGTCCCCACCATCGTCAGCGAAGAACGGCTGCGCGACATGATGGATCTGCCCGACGTGTCGTCACCGGCCGGCCTGCGGGACCGTGCCGTGCTCGAGTTTCTCTACGGGACGGGCGTGCGCCTGCGCGAACTGGTCACGCTGGACGTGGGGGACTTTCTGCCGCTGGGGGAGCGGGTGATTGTGAAGGGAAAGGGTGCAAAGTCCCGCGTGGTCCCGTTCGTGGGGCGGGCGCGCGAGGCGCTGCTGGCGTACTGGTGCGACCGGTTTGCGCTGACCGCAGCGACCGACTGGAAGCTGCGGGCGGTTTCCCGCCAGCCCGCCTTCGCGGGGCGCGGCGGGGCGCGTGTGAGTCCGCGGACCGTACAGCGCATCGTCGCGCGCCACCTCCGCCTGGTGGCATCGGTCGCCAAGGCGTCGCCGCACGCGCTGCGCCACGCCTTCGCCACCCACATGCTCGACCACGGCGCCGACCTGCGCAGCGTGCAGGAACTGCTGGGTCACGCGAGTCTCTCCACCACGCAGATCTACACCCACGTTTCCGTTGAGCACCTCAAGCGCGTCCATCGCAAGGCGCACCCCCGCGCATGACCGGCCGCGAGTCCAGAAGCAATCTCCCGGCTCCGCCGCGCCGCAGGGCGTGGCGCGCGGGCGTGTTTGCGGCCGCGATGATCGCCGGCGCGCTGGCCTGTGCGGTGCAGGTACCACCCTCGGGAGGGCCCGAGGACACCAACCCGCCCCGTGTGGCGGGGACGGTCCCCGCGAGAGATTCGACCGGCGTGGCGGTGAACAGCCCCATCGCCATCACCTTCAGCGACGACATGACCCGCGCGCGCGTGGAACGCTCCGTGCTCGTGCAGCCGCCCGTCAGCTTCGAGCGGGTACGCTGGGACGGCCGCACACTCATCATCCAGACCGGCGATATGCAGCGCGACACCACCTACGTGGTGCGTGTGAAACCCGGGTACCGCGATAATCACAACGTGCCCGCCAAGGCGCAATTCGAGTTTGCCTTCGCGACCGGGGCCTCGCTGGACACGGCACGCGTGGAGGGCGTTGTGTACTTCAAGCACGAGCCCTCCGGACGCGCGCTGGTGCGTTGCTTCCGGCTGCCGCGGGAAGAAGACTTCGACCCGGTGGCGGCGCGCCCCGACCGCGAGTCGCCTACTGCCAAGGACGGCACCTATCGGCTTCGCTACCTGCCGGACAACGACGCGCGCTTCCTGGTGCTCGCGTTCATCGACGTCAACGGCAATGGCGCGCTCGATCCGCCCGGCGAACCGATGGTGGTATACCCCGACACCGTGTTTCTCACCGCTGCGGTACCGGTGGTGCAGGGGCTTGATCTGACCATCATAGACCCCAACGAGCCCGCGCAGGTGAGCGGACTGGTGAGCAACGAAACCGGAATCGACAGCGTGCTGGCGTCGGTGGTGCTGGAGCCGGTGGCGGACAGCACCCTGGCGCGCGTGTACACGTTGTGCAACGAGGCGGGCGCGTTTGAATTCAGCCGTGTGCGGGCGGGGGAGTACCTCCTGCGCGCGTTTTTGGACCTGCGGGCGGACAGCCTGTGCGGGGCCTACGATTGTCCCGACAGCGCGTTGACGGCCTGCATGGAACCCTGCAGCGAGGCGCCGGACACGTTGCGCCTGGAGCCGGGGGCGACGGTGAAGGTGCCACCGCTGGCGCTGCGCAGAAAGGAGTCTCCATGAAACTCGGATTCATGAAGATGAACGGATCCGGAAACGACTTTGTAATCATCGATAACAGCAAGCGCGAGGTTGCGCTGGACGGCAGCCAGATTGCACGCTTGTGCGACCGTCGTGTTGGTATCGGCGCGGACGGATTCATCATGATCGAGCCCGAGGAGGGGTTCGACTTCTTCATGCGCTTCCACAACTCCGACGGCAGCCCGGCGGAGATGTGCGGCAACGGTGCCTGCTGTGCCGCCCACTTCGCGGCCGCCATCGGCCGTGGCCAACCCGCGCCTGAGGGGGGCATGCTGGTGCGATTCCTCACCGGTTCGGGAGCGGCGCGCGCGCGCGTACAGGGCGACCGCGTGACCATCGAGCTGATGGACGCCGAGGGAATGCGCCTGTCGGTCCCGGTGCAGGTTGCGCCGCCGGAATGCGAGGTGCATTTTATGACGGTGGGCACCCGCCACGTACTGGTGCCCGTGCCCGACGCGGGCGCCATGCCCTCCGAGGACGTGGTGCGCTGGGGACGCGCGTTGCGCAACGACCCCGCGTTCGCCCCCCAGGGCGCCAACGTGAATTTCATGTCGGTGGGCCGGGATGGACGAATCGTGCTGCGCACCTATGAAAAGGGCGTGGAGGCCGAGACTCTCGCCTGTGGAACCGGGTCGATTGCCGCTGCCGTGTGGTACGGGCACCTGGGGCTGATGCGCAGCCCGGTGCGGATACTGCAGCGCAGCGGCGACGAACTGCGCGCGTCGTTCGAATTGACGCGGCACGGCGCGTGCAACGTCGTCCTGGACGCCCCGGTCGCGGTCAACTTTGTGGGAATCACGGACGTCTGACAGGAATTGATGCGAAGAAAGCGGCTCGTCACCTTCTTGCTGGCGGCGGCGGTGCTGGGTTGTGCCGCGGCGGCGCGGGCGCAATACCCCTTCGGGAAGAACAAGGTCATCTATCACGGGCGCGACTGGCGCGTGCTCGAGACGACGCACGTGGACATATACCACTACGCGCCGGACTCCACCCTCATCCTGTATCTCACCCCCCTGGTGGAGCAGACCTATCGCGAGTTCAGCGAGACGTTCCAGGTGGACTTCGACCATCGCCTTCCCTTCGTCTTCTACGCCACGCACTACGATTTTCAGGAGACCAACATCCTGCCCTCACTGATTTCGGAGTACACCGGCGGCTTCACTGACCTCATGAAGGGCCGCGTGGCGGTTCCCTTCAACGGCTCATACGCCGCCCTGCGCCACGTGGTGCGCCACGAAATGGTGCACGCCTTCATGCTGGAGAAACTCAAGCAGTCCATGCACGACCGCGGCAAGTACACCTACGGGG encodes:
- the dapF gene encoding diaminopimelate epimerase, which translates into the protein MKLGFMKMNGSGNDFVIIDNSKREVALDGSQIARLCDRRVGIGADGFIMIEPEEGFDFFMRFHNSDGSPAEMCGNGACCAAHFAAAIGRGQPAPEGGMLVRFLTGSGAARARVQGDRVTIELMDAEGMRLSVPVQVAPPECEVHFMTVGTRHVLVPVPDAGAMPSEDVVRWGRALRNDPAFAPQGANVNFMSVGRDGRIVLRTYEKGVEAETLACGTGSIAAAVWYGHLGLMRSPVRILQRSGDELRASFELTRHGACNVVLDAPVAVNFVGITDV
- the trmFO gene encoding methylenetetrahydrofolate--tRNA-(uracil(54)-C(5))-methyltransferase (FADH(2)-oxidizing) TrmFO — translated: MKEVTIVGGGLAGCEAAWQLADRGVPVRLFEMRPQTPTGAHKTDRLAEIVCSNSFKSTLIDTASGLLKAEMDILGCRLLGVARESAVPAGHALGIDRDLFAAGVTRAIEDHPGIRVERSRVDTLELPRPAIIATGPLTGEALSGALQTHCTSEHLYFYDAIAPSLDGDSIDPGAGYWASRYGKGEADYLNIPFDREQYTRLVEFIRGAEYAQSHEFEEEKYFEACLPIEVLVRRGDDTLRFGPMKPRGLPDPRTGRDPCAVLQLRRESRAGSLLGMVGFQTRMTWASQKEMIRMMPGFADVSVLRFGTIHRNIFLNIPRLCQPYLRDRRLGDVYYAGQICGVEGYVESIASAIVVALSIVAGQHGRRMPPLPPETMLASLMSYVHTPTSQFQPMNANFGIVPPLAVRPRSRTARNEAVAQRALASLRDYRAGHAWLFA
- a CDS encoding tyrosine recombinase XerC, which encodes MLLAAAIERFRVHLEHERGLSPRTVEAYASDLARMAAFLSRRAGSSGTVDAITTADLRAFLAGEVGRGMASRSMMRRVAAIRALFRYLHERDEITNDPTLHLAQRAARRSVPTIVSEERLRDMMDLPDVSSPAGLRDRAVLEFLYGTGVRLRELVTLDVGDFLPLGERVIVKGKGAKSRVVPFVGRAREALLAYWCDRFALTAATDWKLRAVSRQPAFAGRGGARVSPRTVQRIVARHLRLVASVAKASPHALRHAFATHMLDHGADLRSVQELLGHASLSTTQIYTHVSVEHLKRVHRKAHPRA
- a CDS encoding Ig-like domain-containing protein, which codes for MTGRESRSNLPAPPRRRAWRAGVFAAAMIAGALACAVQVPPSGGPEDTNPPRVAGTVPARDSTGVAVNSPIAITFSDDMTRARVERSVLVQPPVSFERVRWDGRTLIIQTGDMQRDTTYVVRVKPGYRDNHNVPAKAQFEFAFATGASLDTARVEGVVYFKHEPSGRALVRCFRLPREEDFDPVAARPDRESPTAKDGTYRLRYLPDNDARFLVLAFIDVNGNGALDPPGEPMVVYPDTVFLTAAVPVVQGLDLTIIDPNEPAQVSGLVSNETGIDSVLASVVLEPVADSTLARVYTLCNEAGAFEFSRVRAGEYLLRAFLDLRADSLCGAYDCPDSALTACMEPCSEAPDTLRLEPGATVKVPPLALRRKESP
- the topA gene encoding type I DNA topoisomerase, translated to MPNNALVIVESPAKANTIKKFLGKGYKVVASVGHVMDLPTNRLGVDLDDGFAPEYVVSRGKKKVLDQIKKDAKTADLVYLALDLDREGEAIAWHIREYIAPVQKNVKRIIFNEITKAAIQGAIKNPMEVDMQKVDAQQARRILDRLVGYKISPVLWQIFYYGLSAGRVQTVGLRLVCERENEIEAFVAVEYWTVEGLLGAANGELPVKLIEKKGKKVDLKTKEETDAVVADLRKASYQVTSVERKERKRNPQPPYITSTMQRDAARRLRFSAKKIMMLAQQLYEGVDVGNGDRVGLITYMRTDSVRVSDQALGTARDYIASTFGSEYHPDKPRVHKTSTKAQDAHEAIRPSDVTRTPESLKGTMAKDLHALYELIWRRFVASQMESARYDTTEVMVKAGDYTLKANGRVMTFPGFLSVYEEQLQEEGGELPAVSEGEKLELKNIDGTQHFTEPPPRYTEATLIKDLEDKGIGRPSTYANIVSIIQDREYVEKQEGRLSPTTLGRQVWKTLERFFPEVFDTSFTAQMEQELDRVEGGEFAWQAVVKDFYGPFKESLDHIDEKKALLKSDLQEETDVKCEKCGRNLIKKWGRNGQFLACPAYPECKFSRPLTEQMPSVHIEGKCPKCGSDLVAKTGRYGRFAACSRYPECKHTEAFPIGMNCPREGCKGKVVEKVTKRMKVFYGCSAYPECDWASWDKPAEEECPSCGNPYLVHKSSKSRGEFLRCPKCKEEFAGE
- a CDS encoding DUF494 domain-containing protein produces the protein MWTRLMDLVVLVAEISRSADRSSVELDKELLSRGYSTDEIEHAVFWFSSRPGQGGVERLRTGSFRVLSDFERMSLSTGAFDYMFRLLNLGIIDGRQFETIVARAIPVGTEKVEVEDVKEIACAVIFDRDAGDADEDVFDHFDAGGAPV